The following proteins are encoded in a genomic region of Arachis stenosperma cultivar V10309 chromosome 4, arast.V10309.gnm1.PFL2, whole genome shotgun sequence:
- the LOC130976437 gene encoding uncharacterized protein LOC130976437 — translation MATDTSPNFQAVIPTTEFHTELSLPTPDHDGLEFWQYMVAGSIAGSVEHMAMFPVDTLKTRMQALTTTTTTTSCLLQSLSSILKLEGPSSLYRGISAMALGAGPAHAVYFSVYEFCKQAFSSSFTTNNYSSLVHAASGVCATVTSDAVFTPMDVVKQRLQPKSSPYKGVVDCVRRVALEEGVGAFFKSYRTTVVMNAPFTAVHFAAYEATKKGLVEVSPESADDRRWVVHATAGGAAGALAAVVTTPLDVVKTQLQCQGVCGCDRFSSNSIGHVIQTVIRKDGYRGLMRGYVPRMLFHAPAAAICWSTYEASKSFFHKLN, via the exons ATGGCCACAGACACTTCTCCGAACTTTCAGGCGGTCATTCCCACTACTGAGTTCCACACAGAACTTTCACTACCAACACCAGATCACGATGGCTTGGAGTTCTGGCAGTACATGGTTGCAG GTTCAATAGCAGGATCAGTGGAGCACATGGCTATGTTCCCAGTTGACACTCTCAAGACCCGCATGCAAGCTCTtacaacaaccaccaccaccacttcATGCCTCCTCCAATCCCTCTCTTCCATCCTCAAACTCGAAGGTCCTTCCTCCCTCTACCGCGGCATCTCCGCCATGGCCCTCGGTGCAGGCCCCGCCCACGCCGTTTACTTCTCCGTCTACGAGTTCTGCAAACAAGCCTTCTCCTCCTCTTTCACCACCAACAATTACTCCTCACTGGTGCATGCCGCTTCTGGTGTCTGCGCTACAGTCACCAGCGACGCCGTTTTCACTCCCATGGACGTCGTGAAGCAGAGGCTTCAGCCGAAGAGCAGTCCGTACAAGGGTGTGGTGGATTGCGTGAGGAGAGTGGCCCTCGAAGAAGGGGTTGGCGCGTTTTTTAAGTCGTATCGGACTACGGTTGTGATGAACGCTCCGTTTACCGCGGTGCATTTTGCGGCGTATGAGGCGACAAAGAAGGGGTTGGTGGAGGTGTCGCCGGAGAGTGCGGATGACAGGAGGTGGGTGGTTCATGCTACCGCTGGTGGTGCTGCCGGAGCCCTGGCTGCTGTTGTCACAACCCCGCTTGATGTTGTCAAAACTCAACTTCAGTGCCAG GGTGTTTGTGGATGTGACAGATTCTCTAGTAATTCAATTGGGCATGTAATTCAAACAGTGATAAGAAAAGATGGATATAGAGGTCTCATGAGAGGTTATGTCCCTAGGATGCTGTTTCATGCCCCTGCAGCTGCAATTTGTTGGTCCACTTACGAGGCATCCAAATCTTTCTTTCACAAACTTAATTAA
- the LOC130975414 gene encoding pectinesterase/pectinesterase inhibitor PPE8B-like, whose product MAPCSARKEKVPLTAVALTFLLILLLGNFTSMASASGNCGSEGSTCLVPSEFVGVVKEVIGLLGNVGSILSKFTGGFGNFHLTNAILDGLDLLDMSSDELNLFLAVIQNPKGRNNLELDLATWLSAVLANLDTCLDGFEGTNSIIKGLISPGLRLVTSPVTNLLAKVDVSQNDFFEDAAAGVGEGQFPSWVKPRERKLLQANRVVPNAVVAADGSGNFRRIMDAVMAAPNNSNTRFVIYVKRGVYNEYVEINKNKRNIMMIGDGIGATIITGNRNYVDGWTTFRSATFVVVGEGFIARDITFQNTAGPAKKQAVALRTDSDFSVFFRCGIFGYQDTLYVHSMRQFFRECTISGTVDFIFGYGTAVFQKCNILIKKGSPDQKNAITAHGRKDPNEPTGFSLQFCNIIADSDLVPFVKTTESFLGRPWKKYSRTVFMQNYISDVISPLGWTPWNGSIGLDTLYYAEYMNTGPGAGVANRVKWPGYRVLKTSREASNFTVANFIQGNSWLPSTGVAFSAGLSV is encoded by the exons ATGGCTCCTTGTTCGGCAAGAAAAGAGAAAGTGCCACTAACCGCCGTGGCACTCACCTTCTTGTTGATTCTTCTCCTTGGAAACTTTACTTCTATGGCCTCTGCTTCTGGCAATTGCGGTTCGGAAGGCTCAACATGCCTCGTGCCTTCTGAGTTCGTCGGTGTTGTTAAGGAAGTTATTGGGCTCTTGGGGAATGTTGGTTCCATCCTGTCCAAGTTTACCGGTGGTTTTGGTAATTTCCATCTCACAAACGCCATTCTTGACGGTCTTGATTTGTTGGACATGTCCTCCGATGAACTTAATTTGTTTCTCGCCGTCATTCAAAATCCCAAAG GGAGAAACAACTTAGAATTGGATTTAGCGACATGGCTAAGTGCTGTCCTAGCAAATTTAGACACATGCCTCGATGGATTCGAAGGCACAAATAGTATCATCAAAGGGTTAATCTCCCCTGGCCTTAGACTAGTGACATCGCCAGTAACGAATCTTCTCGCAAAGGTTGATGTGTCCCAGAATGATTTCTTCGAAGATGCTGCGGCCGGCGTCGGCGAGGGCCAATTTCCTTCGTGGGTGAAGCCGAGGGAGAGAAAGCTTCTGCAAGCAAATAGGGTGGTTCCGAACGCCGTGGTAGCTGCAGATGGGAGTGGAAACTTTAGAAGAATCATGGATGCCGTTATGGCAGCGCCGAATAATAGTAATACGAGGTTTGTGATTTACGTGAAGAGAGGTGTTTACAATGAGTACGTAGAGATTAATAAGAATAAGAGGAATATCATGATGATCGGAGATGGTATCGGTGCCACTATTATCACCGGCAACCGGAATTATGTCGACGGCTGGACAACTTTTCGATCGGCCACCTTTG TTGTAGTTGGAGAAGGGTTCATAGCACGAGACATTACTTTTCAAAACACAGCAGGGCCAGCGAAGAAGCAAGCCGTGGCACTAAGAACGGATTCTGACTTCTCCGTCTTTTTCCGTTGTGGAATCTTCGGCTACCAAGACACCCTTTACGTTCACTCAATGCGTCAATTCTTCAGAGAGTGCACCATTTCCGGTACAGTCGATTTCATCTTCGGCTATGGAACCGCCGTCTTCCAAAAATGCAACATACTTATCAAAAAAGGGTCACCGGACCAAAAGAACGCAATCACTGCACACGGCAGAAAAGATCCTAACGAACCAACAGGGTTCTCGTTGCAATTCTGCAACATAATCGCTGACTCTGACCTCGTTCCGTTTGTTAAGACGACGGAATCTTTCTTGGGGAGGCCATGGAAAAAGTATTCAAGAacagtttttatgcaaaattatATAAGCGACGTTATAAGCCCGCTAGGTTGGACACCATGGAATGGGAGCATTGGGTTGGACACTCTGTATTATGCTGAGTATATGAACACTGGTCCCGGTGCCGGTGTAGCTAACAGAGTGAAATGGCCTGGATACCGTGTTTTGAAAACCTCCCGTGAAGCTAGTAATTTTACTGTGGCAAACTTCATTCAAGGGAACTCATGGTTGCCTTCAACAGGTGTCGCATTTTCAGCTGGATTATCTGTTTAA
- the LOC130975415 gene encoding tetraketide alpha-pyrone reductase 1-like, with translation MEKEKERVCVTGASGFLASWLIKRLLLCGYHVTGTVRDLRKRKKFEHLWSLEGARERLHLVQADLMEEGSFDNAIFGCKGVFHIASPVLKPSSNVKAEMLEPALQGTLNVLRSCKKNPTLRRVVLTSSSSTLRVRDDLDPKVPLDESSWSSLDLCEKLQAWYVMSKTMAERAAWDYCRENGIDLVTILPSFVIGPSLPPDLCSTASDVLGLLKGETERFQWHGRMGYVHIDDVALCHILVYENEASHGRYLCSSVVMDNDDLVALLATRYPTLPIPKWFQKLDRPHYDLNTSRLRSLGFKFKSIEEMFDDCIASFVQQGHLTLQPAAPI, from the exons atggaaaaagagaaagagagagtgtGTGTGACTGGAGCTTCAGGCTTTCTAGCTTCTTGGCTTATCAAGCGACTTCTTTTGTGTGGTTATCATGTCACTGGAACTGTGAGAGATTTACGTAAGCGGAAGAAATTTGAACACTTATGGAGTCTAGAAGGTGCAAGAGAGAGACTACACCTTGTCCAAGCTGATCTAATGGAAGAAGGAAGCTTCGACAATGCCATCTTCGGATGCAAAGGTGTCTTCCACATAGCCTCTCCTGTCCTCAAGCCTTCATCAAATGTCAAG GCGGAGATGTTGGAGCCGGCTCTCCAAGGTACTCTAAACGTGCTGCGTTCGTGTAAGAAGAATCCGACGCTGCGTCGAGTGGTATTAACCTCATCTTCTTCAACTCTTAGGGTCCGAGACGATCTTGATCCAAAAGTACCTCTAGACGAGTCTTCATGGAGCTCCTTGGACCTCTGCGAGAAACTGCAGGCATGGTACGTGATGTCCAAGACAATGGCGGAGAGAGCGGCATGGGACTACTGCAGAGAGAATGGGATCGACTTAGTGACCATTCTACCCTCGTTCGTCATTGGACCAAGCTTGCCGCCAGATCTGTGTTCTACGGCATCTGATGTGCTAGGGTTGCTCAAAGGTGAAACCGAGAGATTTCAATGGCATGGAAGGATGGGATACGTTCACATTGATGACGTGGCGCTCTGCCATATCCTTGTGTATGAGAATGAAGCCTCCCATGGCAGATACCTTTGCAGCTCTGTTGTCATGGATAATGATGATTTGGTTGCTTTGCTTGCAACTCGTTATCCTACTCTCCCTATTCCTAAATG GTTCCAGAAACTAGATAGGCCGCATTACGATCTGAACACATCAAGGCTGAGGAGTCTGGGATTCAAGTTTAAGTCAATTGAAGAAATGTTTGATGACTGCATTGCATCGTTTGTTCAGCAAGGCCATCTCACACTTCAACCTGCAGCTCCAATTTAA